In Coffea arabica cultivar ET-39 chromosome 9e, Coffea Arabica ET-39 HiFi, whole genome shotgun sequence, the genomic window CACTGGGTAACAGTCCACCTCCGCGCATTATTTTGCGAAAGACAAATGCGGCTGCACCGGTTTGGTTTTTCTTTGGATGGAATTTTCTTTTACtaggtattttagaaaaataatacTAGAGCGACGTTTGAAATaaatgtgtaattttttttttgtcaaaaacatAAGCTATATAATTGCGAGTAAAGGCTTGAATTGGCCTTACAATCAGTCAGTGCACATGATATTGAGGAAGTATGATTTTCTCGTCTAATGTAATGCCTAAAACAAGAGAGCTCATCTTAGAATTTATATTATCCTTATCATTTTTAACTAGACAAAAAGAGCACATTTGAAACAATATTTTTAATTGAAGAATATCTTCCACCAAAGTATCTACCTGATGTCCTAATTGAAGAATATCTTAATTGAAGTAAACGTGTATGTGAGAAGAAAAAATAGTTGAAAAACACATTTCGAGTTTTTAACATGTTTTGGAACagcttctttaaaaaaaaatttttttttttggaattccTTGCCCCAATTTTTCAGAGGTTAATTACGTGAAATGATAGTTCACACGTACATTTAGCACATTTAGCAATAGTTTAGTAGTTGGAGGTTAGGCTTTTATTTCTCATTTGCCTTGTACCAAATTCAATGAGGATTGGAATCCAAAAATGCTACTAAAAGACAGCAATAATTATTGAGCATCTACttcattttgtgaatttttaagCACAACAGTCATTGCTATATCTGATTCCACAAAGGCAACCTGTATcatcaaatttaaaaattttgtattgGCTGTCTCGGGGTTGTCCATGATAAACATATAGGAAAATCACACCTAATAGTAGCACATGGATAaaacaattaacaaaataagaAGGGTGAATATTTTACCAAAAAATCTCTACGTTTTTTGTGAACATATTTCTTAATTACTTTTttaactcacatatatcaaatagTTACAGCACATTTTCtataaaaattccaaaaaattgcaatccaatccAAACCCTCATGCTTTTCTAAATTCTGAGATAAATTGCTCAAACTAAATACTACTATCACAAGAAATTGGACAATAACTCTGAGAAACAAAGGGTTAAGAAGGCTTATTACTAAGagaatattattattatgacTGTAAATGTTCACATTAACGGCTAAAACTAGAGTTAGTCTTAAATTCATAAGAGTCgtgagtttcaaaattcaaaatttaaaatgtGGGCATGAGGCAAAGAAAGCTGCTGCCAGTGTTCAGAAGTATTAGTACCGTACCACAGACTCTTCAGTCTGCCtttcttcaagaatcaagacACGACTACCATTACCATTGGGCAATTGGCATTGGGAGCCTGCTATATTTCCAGCTCCCCATTCCCAAGACACATTACATTGATTACACTCTCCAAAGTCATCCTCTTCCTTTTCACCTTCCATTTTTCCCCCCCACGCTCCCCCTCCTTCATCTTCTTTGAAGCGTTCAAACCACATAATAATGCCGGACTTTTTTACCAAATGCTGTGCTATAAGAAAGGGCCTTCCTTGATCATGCACATTTCTATCACCTTAGTCTGAgttaaaaaacaagaaataaaagaaaaaaaaaaaaaggaagaaaggacCATCGTTCATTTTTTTCCCATAGTTAATGCTGGTATTTTGCTGGCTTAAATGCTGTAAACTCAGCTTCTAACTTGAGAATTTTAGCGGCTTTCTTGgctaaatttttctttttttgagaaGCTTTAGATGTAAGCTTATATGCTTTTCAACAAAAGGTGGTGCAAAGTTGGGATTTTTGTTAGTATAGATATCGAGAATGAGAGAAGAAAATCAGTCCGGGAATGGAGCAAAAGCTTCAAAATTTACTGATCAAAATCAGTTTCCAGTGAAAGGGGCTGGCAAGAACAATGTCAAAGGGACCAATGGCCATCTTTCAAGGGTGAAGTCGTCATGGGGTTCTCAAATTGTGAAGGGTTTTTCTGGGGAGAAGAAGAGTAAGTTGCAGACAACATCACAGAGCAAGCAAGTTCCTCTTGCAAGCTCTAATGTAGGGAACCAGAAGAACCCTTTTGGGATTTCGCATTCGAGAGTGAAAAGGTCTCTCATTGGTGATTTATCATGTTCAGTCAATGCTACACAAGTTCATCCTCACTCATTCAGTACTAGTAAGTCTTCTCCGGGCTCTCGGGATTTATTTCTTGAACTTGATCATCTGAGGAGTCTGCTGCAAGAATCCAAGGAGAGGGAGTTCAAATTGCAAGCTGAGTTGGCTGAATGTAAGAGAAATCCTAAAGTTTTTGAGCTGGAAAGGGAGCTTGAACTGAAAAGGGATGAGATTTCTAAGTTTGTGGAGAAAGTTGAGTTGCTAGAATCTGAGAAATCCAGCCTCTCTGAGCAGCTGGTATCTTTAAGTTCTATTCTGGGGAGGCAGGACGACATGCTGAAAACGGATGACCATGAAAGCTTGAATGGAGTGGAAATGGAGGTTGTTGAGTTGAGGCGCTTGAATAAGGAGCTTCAGCTTCAGAAGAGGAGTCTTGCTTGCAGGCTTTCTTCTCTGGAATCACAGTTGGCCACTTCCGCAAAAGTTTCTGAGGTATCATTAACCATATACTAGCATTCTGCTGATCATGGTTTGTCTCATTTCATTCGTAACTGTTGCATCTCTGTTTCATTATTGCTAAGTGTTAATACTAACTGGTACAGTCGTCTTTCTATATTTTCATTTCCGTTTTGGGATTTTGTGTTGTTGGAGGGTGAGGATTAGTAATGTAACAAGGCTTCTGTTTAATAGTATGAAACTTCATTATAGTTCTGCTGTTCCTTTAGGTAATGGAAAAAGATGTCTTTATTTGATGAGTTAATACTGCACAAATTTAAAAGGAAGTTATTTTTTCCTTAGCGATATCTAATTCATGGGCATCAAAAAAAAGTTGCGGCATGATTTAAAATAGATTTCTGTGCATTCTCTTTGTCTAATTGATTTCCTTTTGCTTGTATTTAGAGTGACATTgttgagaaaataaaagaggagGCTTCTTTGCTAAGACATACGAACCAAGATTTGTGCAAACAAGTTGAAGGCCTTCAAATGAGTAGACTAAATGAGGTTGAGGAACTTGCTTATTTGAGATGGGTTAACTCCTGTCTAAGGAATGAGTTGCGCAACTGTTCAAACTTGAATTCAGATAGCATATGTAGTCCCTATGCAATTGAGAGGCCTAGAGAATCTATTTGCTTATCATCTAATGGAAGTGATGAAGACTCTGGATACAGCAGTATATCAAGGTTAAATCTTATTAAGAAGCTGAAGAAATGGCCTATTACTGACGAAGACATGCAGCAGCTTGACCACACAGACAATTTCAGGGATCCTAATTGGGATAATTCAGAGAGTTCGATGAGGAGACACTCCATTAGTGGATTGAAGTGCTATTCACAAGATTTCATGCTTGATAAGAGAAGACAATCTGATGGTTTTATGCGTTTCAAGGAACCCACAAACGAAGTCCAGATGCTAGATTCGCAAAAGtatgatttgagggcaaataaAATGCCTGAGTTCCTTAGCAGCTGCCAAGATGCTTGCAGAGTTAAAGCTTCACTTGATGTGGAGAAGAAGGCACTGCGCATTCCAAATCCTCCTCCCAGGCCTTCATGTACTGCTTCAAGTACTCAGAAAGCACAAATTTCTTCTCAAGTTCCAGCACCACCACTTCCTcctccccctcctcctcctcctcctcctccaaaGTTTATAGGTAGAAATATGACAGGAACAGTGAAGCGTGCTCCACAAGTAGTTGAATTTTATCATTCACTGATGAAGAGGGACTCTAGGAAAGATTCTTTAAATGGTGGGACATGTGATGCCTCTGATGTTGCCAATGTACGTAGTAGCATGATTGGTGAAATTGAGAACCGATCATCATATTTGCTTGCAGTGAGTACTTCCTTACCTTTCCTTAACTTGCTTCTCTCTGATAATACAATATATATCGCTTTTGTGTTTGATTAAATAGCTACTGCAGGTTACCTTTTATTTTCTGAAGATACTGAACTTTTCATTTGTCATTCTTTGAAATTCATCTTATAAATACTCTTATAAATTTCttggatttttcaaaaaatattatttatgcTTGTTATGCTAACTCATTGTTAAATGGCCAGATAAAGGCAGATGTTGAGACTCAAGGAGAGTTTGTGAACTCCCTCATACAAGAGGTGAACAATGCCATGTATCAGAACATTGAAGATGTGGTTGCATTTGTGAAGTGGCTGGATGATGAGCTCTGCTTTCTGGTAAGTTTATCATTGCAGCTTTTCTATTAAGGAAAAGAAATACGAGTGCTAGTATCTATTTAGAAATTTGAAGAGGTCCAACTGATTCAGCAAGAATTTGTAAGATGAGGAGCTTgtcttttaaattttggttgtAATGCaggttttctttttattttcatgGAGCTAATAGTTCTTAATATTCATAAGTTATTATTAGGAAGTAGACAATTTGAATTGAAGCAGCATTACTAACCCTATCACTTGAATGCAAGATTTAGATCAAACAAGTTTCATGTTGCTTTTCCACTTACAAATCCCCTAATGTTTGACTTATCTGCAAGGTCGATGAGAGGGCAGTTCTAAAGCACTTTGAATGGCCAGAGAAAAAGGCTGACACATTACGTGAGGCAGCATTTGGATATAGAGATCTAAAGAAGTTAGAacatgaaattgagaattacaTAGACGATCCTCAATTGTCATGCGATGCAGCATTGAGGAAAACAGTTGCTTTGTCGGAGAAGTAAAGGCCTGgccttgcattttcttcttgtcCTTTTTTTCCCTCCCCTTCTTAAGGGTGCTTTGACATATTTGACTTCTGATTACGTATCatgttctttttttccttccagGATGGAACGTACTGTGTACAATCTCCTTGGAATGAGAGACCTGATGATCCGTCGATGCAAGGAATTCCAAATTCCTACTGATTGGATGCTTGATACTGGGATATTAAGCAAGGTAATATATTGTTTCAATTCATACTTCCATATCCAGAAGTCAAAACTAAATGAAgaacttcttcaaattttcttctaCTTTATTGATCTAGAGCACATATATATCGAATTTCACAATTTTAGGAGTTCCTTTCATCAGGTTTATTTACCATGGACTGTCTTTTTACATGCTACAAAATTTTTGAACTATGATAGTTTCTAATTTGGCTTAGGATCCTTGAGTTATAGAGACAGGATGAAACATGAATTCAGAAGCATTTTTCATGGTCGGTTAGGACAGTAGTGACCTATTTGCTATTAATTCAAGCCTTGCAACCGAATCAGCAGGATTTCACTATAAAGGGTTTTTGTGTGTGTGGGCCGTGGGGTGGAACGAAGTGTGCAATTCCTGGACTTTTCCTCAACGTGATCCATATTAATGGTTGGATGGTAAAGAACTTCTAAATAATATCTCCACAATTTTCATCTGGTTGTCATTACCTCAGATATCCAACCACCTTCAAGGATGCAAGTGCATATTTCACTTCTGCTGTCTAGAAAAATGATTAGAAAACAGTGTCGTAAAGGCATTAGAAACTGTGTCATTTGTTTCTGTTAGTTTTCAAAAGCAGAAGGGTCACAAGATTTAGCAGCTGTTTTAATTTCTGAATTGCAGATAAAGCTTGCCTCCGTTAAACTGGCTAAGGTGTACATGAGGAGGGTAGCTATGGAACTGCAAAGCAAGGGGGCATTAGACAAGGAGTCTTCCATGGACTATATGCTGCTCCAGGGGGTTCGATTTGCTTTTCGAATCCATCAGGTCCAGTCTTAGTAATCACCATTCAGTactgttaaatttttttttttttttgggttatagCATATACAGAAGGAAACTTCTCCGTATTATCCATCCTGACAAGAAAAATATCGGTAAACTGCCTGTTTAAAGATTCTTTTCAACTCCTAACATCACAATATATGGAGCTTTTATCGAGTTAATATTTTCACCTACTCTTGCCCCTAAGAAACATTTGTATCGATTGGGAACAAAGTGATACAAGAAATGATGCAAGAAAAGGTATAGAGTAAGAGAACCATCATGGAAAATACAGACAGGGCTGTGATTCGATTAGTATATTGTGGTGGATTCTATTTTATGATTTTAACTGCTTCTAAACTGTGTCTCAATCATGCAGTTTGCCGGAGGATTTGATGCAGATACCATGCACGCATTTGAGGAGCTTCGCCACCTCTCAGTGGTTTTAAACAGAAAGTAAAAACAGCTGAAGTGTGCCTTAAAAATTGAGCTGAATTGGGACGCTTACCATCTCAGTAAGCATGAGTTTGTAAAATACAGTGTGGACAATGAGTTAAAATGATTTTGTAGCTGGCAAGGAGAGAATGATTTTGGAGGTCTGATATGCATTAAACTTTTGaagattgaaatgttaatgCGGCTGGCATTCGATATTGTAAATCCAACTGGAATGGAAATTTTTGCATGACAAAAATCACAAGCCTGTCTTGTAGAATTTTGCATGCTCCTTTATCATGGATATACAGCTAACTTGTTAATTTTGTGCGCTGGCCATTGGAGACTGATCAATGGATGTCAAATTCTTAGTaactccattttttattttggctAGTGGATGAGTTAGTATTTTGCAGATCAAGAAATATGGGCTAATATATCAATCTTTGAAACAATAATGACTCTGAATTTTTAAGAGTGTTTATACACATCAATCAAAACTTCACACTGGCTGGAGTATCATATAATTTAAagattaaattttatatacactaataatgtatacactatcaccccGTTTGattcatgattttaaattcaaattttatacagTAATCATGCATTCAACGCTGACAgtataggaaagattaattctaATTAAAATCCATAGccaaatgtaatttttttttaaatgtatttagCTTCTTATTAATTTGGTTTAAAATTGTATCTTGtttaagtgttttttttttttttacagtttTTCTATTTCATTGTATTCCATTTCCCTAAAACTAAACtccataatcatactcataatTGCAGCTTATTCTTCCAACATCCaccatgaattttttttttttaaaaaaaaacattattttgtttaaatttaTCTGGCAAAATcacctttattttctttaagGAAAGTAAAACGACCTTTAATTTGAAACTACTTTAAAAAAGTCGCCATTTGTGGACAACAATCATCttgtccgtttggattagctgttttgggtgttgtttttgaaaaacaatactgtagcatttcgtttttcaaatacaagtccgtttggattagttgtttttgggttgtttttcaaaaaatatatgaaaaacttttactgtagatgttttatggattatttttagatgtatttttaaaaatattttcgattattttataatttataatttttataacaatatacatttatacatttataatacatttataaatatttataaataaatatatttatatatttatataaaaatatataaatgtattatattatatataatacataatataaatatatttataaatgtataaatgtatattatattaatgtataaattataatttttatatttttatatttatatacagttatgcatttataatacatttataaatatttataaataaatatatttatatatttataaataaatatatttatatatttataaataaatatatttatatatttatataaaaatatataaatgtattatataatatataatacataatataaatatatttataaatgtataaatgtatattattataaatgtataaattataaataaatattatataaatgtatattataatttataatttataatttataatttttatatttatatacatttataaatatttatgaataaatatatttgtatatttataaataaatatataaatgtattataaatgtattatattatatataatacataatataaatatatttataaatgtataaatgtatattattataaatatgtataaattataaatgaatattatataaatgtataaattaatatattataaatatatattaatattatgtataaatatataattaatattctgtatattaatataaatgtataaatgtattatattatatataatacataatataaatgtatattataaatatacataaatatatattatgtataaatgtataatatatatataaaatatattatgtatatattaaatatatagtatataatataaaatatttagataaatgtataattacatttatattatatataatttatataatatataatatataatatgtatataaatatataaaaatatattttatataaaataaaacatttataatttgtataaataaatatatttaaattaatataatatatatatcctatacataattgaaatatacaaattgaaataaacatattaaatatgtatttggagttgttttttatatattatttggatatggtgtttttggagttgtttttgaaatacacatttactgtagcatttgaaatgtgaaaaacagtttttcaaaaacagaccCAAAAACAAGGAATCCAAACATTTACCCCAATTTTCCCCCCCAAATAGAAATGCCACCAAAacattctctctcttttcttcttcttcttctttctattTCCTCTCAAATTTCACCTCCATAAACCCTAATTTCCCACATTCCAACCCAAAACCCTCAACAATGGCTTCCCTCCACTTCCCTcttctcttcttcctcctcctcctcataaTCCTCTCCTCTTCAAAACCCACCTATTCAATTCCAATCTCAACGACAATCCAATCCCCAACTCTCGGTCCTCGTTCAACCGATTTCAACACGGTTTCGTCCATCCACGACGTCCTTAAATCGCACAGCCTTCCAATCGGGCTTTTCCCAAAATCAATTTCTGAATTTGCCTTCGACCAAGTTTCCGGCAGATTCGAGCTCCACGTGACCGATTCTCCTTGCGACGCCAAATTCGAGACCCAAGTCAGGTACGAGTGGAACGTGTCCGGGACCATTTCATACGGCCAAATTCAGGAAATTTCCGGCCTTTCTGCGCAGGAGCTTTTTCTTTGGTTGCCTGTAAAGGGTATTCTGGTGGATATCCCTAGTTCTGGGTTGATTTATTTTGATGTGGGTGTCGTTTCGAAGCAGTTCTCTTTGTCATTTTTCGAGACACCCCGCGAGTGCTCTGCCGCAACTGCGGAGGAGGGTGGTGGTAATCGTCGTAATGAATTGTCCCAACCGATTGATCTTTCGTTTATGAAGGGTCGTGGCCGCATTATCCAGGTGAAGTGTAAAAGCGATTATTTTTAAATGAAGTTTTTTTCCATATATATTCGGATTTTTTCAAAGAAACATTTATTGCAAAGAATTGTTTGGTGCATATATGTCGGGGAATTATATGTGCGGATTCAGATTAATCACATACATGTTATGGATCCACAAATGCGGTTTGATGTTATCTGTTTTAACACTgatattgtaaattatttgccAGCACAGATGCATGATACGTGTACAAAAAGAAGATTACAAAATTTGAATGGAGGTTGTGCTATGAATGGTGAATCTAAGCCGGGAAAATTCTTTGCACTATCTATGTAGGAAACATTGGTGCATCGAAATATGTCTAGAATTTTGAAACGTTAGAAATGTTTGAGGGAAGAATTGATAATTGTCTCGTACATCATTGAGCTTCCATGTTCCCTTAATTCTGTGCATATAGATGCACCAGTTGGCGTTTGATATAATAGAGATTTTATGTGGCATTGCTGTTTCAGGGTTCAATTGAGAATTTTGACTTACATTATCACTTGATTGGTGACTACACGCTCATGAACATGTCCATAGGCACTTTAATGCTTAGATGTatgtttcattaaaaaaaaaggtgcttttttttgtcaaaaaaggaaaaaaaaaaagcataggattcatgattttgtttctCATTCAATTGCATGACCTGTGAGTATGTTTCTGCTTTACATGCTTAATGTTTGACTTTATTTGATAATCTCTTAAGATGTATCTTTTTAAGTGAACAATCAACCTTaatttactgaacttgataGCTTTTTTATTCCGATAATAATGACATTGATATAGTAGTGTTGAtgaatttgatgaattcatGATTTGTAAAATGAATGAGTTGATTTAGTTTTGTCAATGGATTATGGTGATTTAAATtctttattattgattttgtatGCTGTTCGAAGTATTGATTTACATTATGAATTTACCTACATTATTATGCATACTCTGTTggattaatcaatttgagaaaTAAGTGGCAGTAATTGAGAGTTCTGTTTCTATAGTTGAAGACTGGTACTTTTGTTAAACTTTTGTGCTTTTTCTTCTATCTCCTTGAGCAACAACTATTTTTTGGCTGAAACCAGTGTTTCtatttcattgcagaaatcatTCGAAAGGTCTTCCAAAGAACATCACGAGGGACATGAATTGAAAGCTGTTTCATAGATGGTGAATAAGAACATTTTGTAACAGGAGTTTTAGTGTTTGACTTGAAACCAGCTCTTAAGAAGTTTGTTTTGGCAATTGGCCTCATGTGTGGGATTGCTTTACAGGCTTGTCTGTCCATGCTGCTGACATATACAgagcaaagtttgtgatttcctTGAAGAGGAGAGGAGCAGGTGGTAGTTACCTGCCGAAGATAATTTGAGGAGGAGACTGTGGAGTTGGCTTGGTGAATcaacttatctttttttttttttttttttttgggtggcgAAAAGTAATGCGATTGTATCGCTGTACTGAGTCTCTGTAAATGACCAAATTTGATTTGGAGTTTGTATATTAGCTTGAAGTGAAATATAGTAGTGTTTTCAGTGAAACCAAAGCATTAATtcatcttctttttattttatcttacgATTTTGTTTCTCGAAACACAAGCTACATGATTCCCATTTTATCAAGAGGGTAT contains:
- the LOC140014514 gene encoding protein CHUP1, chloroplastic-like; amino-acid sequence: MREENQSGNGAKASKFTDQNQFPVKGAGKNNVKGTNGHLSRVKSSWGSQIVKGFSGEKKSKLQTTSQSKQVPLASSNVGNQKNPFGISHSRVKRSLIGDLSCSVNATQVHPHSFSTSKSSPGSRDLFLELDHLRSLLQESKEREFKLQAELAECKRNPKVFELERELELKRDEISKFVEKVELLESEKSSLSEQLVSLSSILGRQDDMLKTDDHESLNGVEMEVVELRRLNKELQLQKRSLACRLSSLESQLATSAKVSESDIVEKIKEEASLLRHTNQDLCKQVEGLQMSRLNEVEELAYLRWVNSCLRNELRNCSNLNSDSICSPYAIERPRESICLSSNGSDEDSGYSSISRLNLIKKLKKWPITDEDMQQLDHTDNFRDPNWDNSESSMRRHSISGLKCYSQDFMLDKRRQSDGFMRFKEPTNEVQMLDSQKYDLRANKMPEFLSSCQDACRVKASLDVEKKALRIPNPPPRPSCTASSTQKAQISSQVPAPPLPPPPPPPPPPPKFIGRNMTGTVKRAPQVVEFYHSLMKRDSRKDSLNGGTCDASDVANVRSSMIGEIENRSSYLLAIKADVETQGEFVNSLIQEVNNAMYQNIEDVVAFVKWLDDELCFLVDERAVLKHFEWPEKKADTLREAAFGYRDLKKLEHEIENYIDDPQLSCDAALRKTVALSEKMERTVYNLLGMRDLMIRRCKEFQIPTDWMLDTGILSKIKLASVKLAKVYMRRVAMELQSKGALDKESSMDYMLLQGVRFAFRIHQFAGGFDADTMHAFEELRHLSVVLNRK
- the LOC113710688 gene encoding uncharacterized protein, whose translation is MASLHFPLLFFLLLLIILSSSKPTYSIPISTTIQSPTLGPRSTDFNTVSSIHDVLKSHSLPIGLFPKSISEFAFDQVSGRFELHVTDSPCDAKFETQVRYEWNVSGTISYGQIQEISGLSAQELFLWLPVKGILVDIPSSGLIYFDVGVVSKQFSLSFFETPRECSAATAEEGGGNRRNELSQPIDLSFMKGRGRIIQKSFERSSKEHHEGHELKAVS